A stretch of the Psychroserpens sp. Hel_I_66 genome encodes the following:
- a CDS encoding MBL fold metallo-hydrolase has product MKYVFVLTSILFFLFGNFASAQRFDDVTIETVKVSDHVYMLLGAGGNIGVSIGEDGVFMIDDQFAPLTEKIHTAIKALSDKDIKFLANTHHHGDHTGGNENMQQLGATIIAHDNVRQRLETTPKRDGTSEAKAALPIITFNDELCLYINGEKIGVFHADNAHTDGDVLLYFTKSNVLHTGDTYFKGRYPYIDLDSGGSVDGYINAVKLGLQFIDEDTKVIPGHGSLSNKDEYQSFLKMLEYLKTNISEEIKAGKTEDDVAKNEALTKMYDDLDYGTGFINSEKIRRTFYLSLTN; this is encoded by the coding sequence ATGAAATATGTATTTGTTTTAACAAGTATCCTCTTTTTTCTCTTCGGAAATTTCGCCAGCGCACAACGCTTTGACGATGTCACAATCGAAACCGTAAAAGTTTCAGACCACGTATATATGCTATTGGGCGCAGGCGGAAATATTGGAGTTTCCATTGGAGAAGATGGCGTTTTTATGATTGACGACCAATTTGCTCCGCTTACAGAAAAAATTCATACAGCAATAAAGGCCCTAAGCGACAAAGACATTAAATTTTTGGCCAATACGCATCACCATGGCGACCACACGGGTGGCAACGAAAATATGCAACAACTTGGCGCAACTATAATTGCCCACGATAATGTGAGACAACGTTTAGAAACAACTCCAAAGCGTGATGGCACTTCGGAAGCTAAAGCAGCCTTGCCAATCATCACCTTTAACGATGAGCTTTGCTTATATATCAACGGAGAGAAAATTGGAGTATTTCATGCAGATAATGCACATACCGATGGTGACGTACTTCTTTATTTTACAAAGAGCAACGTTCTTCATACAGGAGACACCTATTTTAAAGGTCGCTATCCTTATATAGATTTAGATTCTGGCGGAAGTGTTGATGGCTATATCAATGCTGTAAAGCTCGGTCTTCAATTTATTGATGAAGATACCAAAGTCATACCAGGTCATGGGAGTTTATCCAATAAAGATGAATATCAATCCTTTTTAAAAATGCTCGAGTATTTAAAAACAAACATTTCCGAAGAAATAAAAGCAGGCAAAACCGAAGATGACGTCGCTAAAAACGAAGCATTAACTAAAATGTACGATGATTTAGATTATGGAACTGGTTTTATTAATTCTGAAAAGATAAGGCGTACTTTTTATTTGAGTTTGACCAACTAA
- a CDS encoding energy transducer TonB: MKDFKKSHDIAGQSNKEVQKSQKHDANLQKNSSLYFQIGLILCLLGTYALFEMKFENKVYEDDYVLADFEDKPFFSPTIVIEPNAPKVVEVKKTKQIRITKDPIIVDDKTPIIESIDVTTDPPTVDQPVHPTKVKDPVKPEPSIEGPVYLDKVEIVPVYPGCEKMNSNNDRIKCMNEKITKLVQRKFDVDLASELGLSGTQRINVQFKIDQNGNVTEILTRAPHPSLEKEAERVTNKIPQMTPGLQRKKPVSVIYNLPIVFKVN, translated from the coding sequence ATGAAAGATTTTAAAAAATCGCACGATATTGCTGGTCAGAGCAATAAAGAAGTGCAAAAATCACAAAAGCACGATGCAAATTTACAAAAAAACTCGTCGTTGTATTTTCAAATCGGACTCATTCTTTGCCTACTGGGCACTTACGCTTTGTTTGAGATGAAGTTTGAAAATAAAGTTTACGAGGATGATTATGTATTAGCCGACTTTGAGGATAAACCGTTTTTTTCACCAACTATTGTTATTGAACCAAATGCTCCAAAAGTTGTTGAAGTTAAAAAGACTAAACAAATTCGCATTACTAAGGATCCAATTATCGTAGATGACAAAACCCCAATTATAGAAAGTATTGACGTTACAACCGATCCTCCAACGGTAGATCAACCCGTACATCCAACTAAGGTAAAAGATCCGGTAAAACCTGAACCATCCATTGAGGGACCTGTTTACCTTGATAAAGTAGAAATCGTACCAGTATATCCAGGTTGTGAAAAAATGAATTCAAATAATGATCGCATTAAATGTATGAACGAGAAAATAACTAAGCTGGTACAACGTAAGTTTGATGTGGACTTGGCTAGTGAGTTAGGGTTATCTGGTACACAGCGAATTAATGTTCAGTTTAAGATTGACCAAAATGGTAATGTTACTGAAATCTTAACTAGAGCGCCACACCCGAGCCTTGAGAAAGAAGCAGAACGTGTCACGAATAAGATTCCTCAAATGACACCAGGTTTGCAAAGAAAGAAGCCAGTATCGGTAATTTACAATTTACCAATCGTATTTAAGGTAAATTAG
- a CDS encoding energy transducer TonB gives MEPKKNIKSDVSRNSSLYFAVGMALMMALTYITINYKSYEKEAIDIGQLDLEDLEEEDIPITDQKIIPPPPPPPPPVVPEEIEIVEDEKEIEETVIESTETDQQEEIVEVEEIEVAEVEEDIDVPFNVIENVPIFPGCENEKGNEAKKQCMSDNITKFVGKKFNTELAGDLGLSGRQRINVIFKIDKTGNIVGIQARAPHPGLEKEAKRVIGLLPRMKPGKQRGKPVNVPYSLPILFQVQD, from the coding sequence ATGGAACCTAAAAAAAATATTAAATCAGATGTTAGCAGAAACAGTTCGCTGTATTTTGCTGTCGGTATGGCTTTAATGATGGCATTAACTTACATTACCATTAATTACAAGTCATATGAAAAAGAGGCTATAGATATAGGTCAGTTAGATTTGGAAGATCTTGAAGAAGAAGATATTCCAATTACTGATCAAAAAATAATTCCACCACCACCACCACCTCCACCACCAGTTGTGCCAGAGGAAATTGAAATCGTGGAAGATGAGAAAGAAATTGAAGAGACTGTAATTGAGTCTACTGAAACTGATCAACAAGAAGAAATTGTTGAGGTTGAAGAAATTGAAGTAGCTGAAGTCGAAGAGGACATCGATGTGCCTTTCAACGTTATTGAAAATGTTCCAATTTTCCCAGGTTGTGAAAACGAAAAAGGAAACGAGGCTAAAAAGCAATGTATGTCTGATAATATCACTAAATTTGTAGGTAAGAAATTTAATACAGAATTAGCTGGTGATTTAGGTTTATCAGGAAGACAACGTATTAATGTGATATTTAAAATTGATAAAACTGGAAACATTGTTGGAATTCAAGCAAGAGCTCCTCACCCAGGTTTAGAAAAAGAAGCTAAACGTGTTATTGGTTTATTGCCTAGAATGAAACCAGGTAAGCAAAGAGGTAAGCCAGTTAATGTGCCTTATTCTTTACCAATTTTATTTCAAGTACAAGACTAG
- a CDS encoding VanZ family protein yields the protein MIIKLLSTLKKWALPLVVVYTIALSVGSLIKLNDIPSIGSSFDDKIYHFIAYFLFTILGYNYCKVNKLNNPVLISAVVIIIYGIIIEVMQYVMTTYRSLDAYDVLANSLGAAFAALILIYRNKLKLK from the coding sequence ATGATTATAAAGCTCTTATCAACGCTTAAAAAGTGGGCCTTACCCTTAGTGGTTGTCTACACGATTGCTTTATCTGTAGGAAGTCTTATCAAATTAAATGATATCCCAAGTATTGGTTCTTCATTCGATGATAAAATTTACCATTTTATTGCTTACTTTTTATTTACAATATTAGGCTATAACTATTGTAAGGTAAACAAATTGAATAATCCTGTACTAATTTCAGCAGTGGTAATCATTATTTATGGCATTATTATTGAGGTAATGCAATATGTGATGACAACGTATAGATCACTAGATGCATATGATGTTTTAGCAAATTCATTAGGAGCTGCATTTGCAGCTTTAATCTTAATTTACAGGAATAAACTAAAGTTAAAATAA
- the gcvH gene encoding glycine cleavage system protein GcvH, with product MNIPSNLKYTKDHEWVKIEGDTATIGITDFAQAELGDIVYVEVESVDETLDIEEVFGTVEAVKTVSDLFLPLSGEIVEFNESLEDDPEKVNTDPYGDGWMIKVKFSDASEIDNLLSADDYKALINA from the coding sequence ATGAATATACCATCAAATTTAAAATACACCAAAGATCACGAATGGGTGAAAATAGAAGGTGATACAGCTACGATTGGCATTACGGATTTTGCACAAGCAGAACTTGGGGATATCGTTTATGTTGAAGTTGAATCGGTTGATGAAACCTTAGATATCGAAGAGGTATTTGGCACTGTTGAAGCTGTCAAGACAGTTTCCGATTTGTTTTTGCCATTATCTGGTGAAATTGTTGAATTCAACGAAAGTTTAGAGGACGATCCAGAAAAAGTGAATACAGATCCTTATGGAGATGGTTGGATGATTAAAGTAAAATTTTCTGATGCTTCAGAAATAGATAACCTTTTATCTGCCGATGATTATAAAGCTCTTATCAACGCTTAA
- the sprA gene encoding cell surface protein SprA produces the protein MITSNYTLQKSYRLVSIIALVLFSGFGYAQTDPIEQDSTKTGFSLGRLSIPNPQSIVSKYTYDPITDRYIYTETVGKFNINYPIILTPAEFQRLVLLEQQQKYYKQKIDAAAGQKEGTEEEQKNLLPEFYVNSGFFETLFGGNTIEVIPQGSAEVDLGILFTKQDNPTFSPRNRSNFTFDFDQRISLSLLGKVGTRLQVTVNYDTESTFDFQQLTKLEYTPTEDDIVRKIEVGNVSMPLNSSLITGAQSLFGVKTELQFGKTRVTAIFSEQKSQSQSVVAEGGGTVEEFEFFARDYDENRHYFLSHYFRDTYDQSMLRYPYIANNVQVTRIEVWVTNRSNQTENVRNIVALQDLGESDFDPADPANDNIGLANPPAGFINVPPGSFPDNGNNDFDPTNIGGAGSLLSTAVRDITTAEQGILVPANEGFDFGKLENARKLEQGRDYQLSQQLGYISLNQRLLNDEILAVAFQYTIGGEVYQVGEFANGGVSSTSDGNDIDGDNIPDSIDADAEGDGTIENGPDTDGDGINDVGDSDVNGDGIIDNGPDVNGDGINDNFVTVQEGTTQSLIVKMLKSPITDVNQPIWDLMMKNIYDTGAFQLDREDFRLNIFYTETSPLNYIVPVDGTNFPIFENNTPFDTNDDQEIVDTPLIQLFHLDRLNFNNDPQLGGDGFFDFVPGLTVLTQNGKIIFTKTEPFGRYLFDILDDDGSAIDNEADYNYDGPVMGSPYNLNQEKYVYDILYKQTKTAALDEAEKNKFQIKGRYKSSGGDGIPLGAFNVPRGSVIVTAGGRTLVEGQDYTVNYQIGRVYIIDEALKSSNIPINVSVENNAVFGQQTRRFTGINVEHQFNENFVVGATLLNLSERPITQKANYNTEPINNTIFGFNGNYSTEVPFFTRLVNKLPNIDTDAPSNLSFRGEFAYLAPGAPKGTDFNNEATAYVDDFEGTQGAIDLLSPQSWFLSSRPRNLGKIYAGFGDEDANGIQNGFDRAFLNWYTIDPIFYSNQRPGDISDDDVSDLYTRRVFIDEVFPEIDIAQGQSTIINTLDLVYYPTERGPYNFEPDAVSGLTASDSWAGITRQITSTDFEQANVEYIEFWLMNPFMDDDGNTIPGSSPGKLFINLGNISEDVLKDGKKQYENGLPEDGNITPLLPATAFQTVVPRNQSLIYTFSTGGEERANQDVGYDGYDDVEELAQFGGGFGDDPSKDNYLYYLNTEGNIFDRYKQYNGQQGNSPDVFTDTNRGSTPQPDVEDINRDNTMNTIDSYFQYEVEIDPNTLNINNPQINDIKDRVVNLPNGQSATVTYYQFRIPISEPTEAIGGISDIRSVRFARLFLTDFAERTVMRFATLDLVRSDWRRYTLTLDDEPNNDGDTDTEFTVGVVGLQQNDGNYVLPPGVVLEQLNNNNNIIRQNEQSLQLEVCELEPEDSRGVFKNINVDMRQYNKLRMFIHAEDGETGSLNDGDLVGFIRMGNDFTQNYYQIEVPLTVSSGLSSPETVWPEENEINIKLDVLEQIKSLGIANGTLANIEPTFYDVVGDQLTEVGEFDAYPPTGTEKVQRVAIKGNPNFGDVRVLMVGIKNPGQSGMNACGEIWFNELRLSDLDNEGGWAAVAAMDTNLADFANVSATGRKSTIGFGSVEQRPNERSREDVEQYDVVTNVNLGQLLPKKWGIQLPFNYAIGEQTITPEYDQFYKDIKLDARLEAATSAEERENVLTRSEDYTKRKSINFIGVRKNRTGDTKPRFYDVENLTFNYSYNKEEHRDFEIENALSQQVRAGVNYAYSFEPKNIEPFKNNDSLFRGKYWKILKEFNFNPIPTSFTVNTDIIRQFNKQKFREVDLVGDNIGLDELFRRNYNFNSQYAINYNLTKALSLNFTAANSNIVRNYFVDDIINGRQNPNLDVWDGFFDLGDPNIQSQQLQVNYEIPLYKIPTLSFMRATYSYTGDFQWQKGSDINNSLPGIPDLGNSIQNANTHNINSTFNMETLYKYVGLTKKKKNTRAARRPTPAGLDKNGKANEAANPQNPNSKKGAGSRILDGAIDLVTAIKRVQINYTENNGTFLPGYLKTPGFIGTFKPTLGYTFGSQSDIRDLAARNGWLTVFQDFNQQYSETTNRILDISADVELIEDLNIDITGGRVYSENQTQNFRVEDLDGDGVLDYNPLITNAFGNFNISTALIKTAFSKSDENQSEAFDDFRTNRLVVARRLAREFYGNDNFDVDAEGYPLGFGKNNQAVLLPSFLAAYKGTTPDKISLSAFRDIPIPNWQLKYTGFMKMKWFKKNFKRFSLTHGYRSSYTINQFRTNLDIDPNDLQRGVAYEDQPNLIDVVDQSGNFKNRTIFSNINLEEQFSPLFRLDFEMQNSVKILAEMKKDRILSLSFDNNLLTEIQGHEYILGLGYRIKDLRIRSKLAGPKQVIKSDLNMKADISVRNNKTIIRYLDIDNNQITQGQTIYGLKYTADYAFTKNLTAIFYFDYTFSEYEISTAFPQTTIRSGFTLRYNFGN, from the coding sequence TTGATTACATCTAACTATACGCTACAAAAATCATACCGACTAGTATCTATAATTGCTTTAGTGTTGTTTAGCGGTTTTGGATACGCACAAACAGATCCAATAGAACAAGATTCTACTAAAACAGGATTTTCTTTAGGTAGATTAAGTATCCCAAATCCTCAAAGTATAGTATCAAAATATACTTACGATCCAATTACAGATAGATATATTTATACTGAAACCGTTGGGAAATTCAATATCAACTACCCGATTATTTTAACACCTGCGGAATTTCAAAGACTTGTATTATTAGAACAACAACAAAAATATTACAAGCAAAAAATTGATGCTGCTGCTGGTCAAAAAGAAGGTACAGAAGAAGAGCAAAAAAATCTATTACCAGAATTTTACGTCAACTCTGGGTTTTTCGAAACGCTTTTTGGAGGCAACACGATTGAAGTGATTCCTCAAGGTTCCGCAGAAGTAGATTTAGGAATTTTATTTACAAAACAGGACAACCCAACATTCTCGCCAAGAAACCGAAGTAACTTTACCTTTGATTTTGATCAACGTATTAGTTTAAGTTTACTGGGAAAAGTAGGTACACGACTACAGGTAACGGTTAATTATGATACCGAATCTACATTTGATTTTCAGCAATTAACAAAATTAGAATATACACCAACCGAAGATGATATTGTAAGAAAAATTGAAGTTGGTAACGTAAGTATGCCACTTAATAGTTCTTTAATTACAGGAGCACAAAGTTTATTTGGTGTCAAAACAGAATTACAATTCGGAAAAACCAGAGTGACAGCTATTTTTTCTGAACAAAAATCCCAGTCCCAATCTGTCGTTGCAGAAGGTGGTGGTACTGTTGAAGAATTTGAATTCTTTGCAAGGGATTATGACGAAAATAGACACTATTTCCTGTCTCATTACTTTAGGGATACGTACGACCAATCCATGTTGCGCTATCCTTATATAGCCAATAATGTACAGGTTACACGTATAGAAGTTTGGGTAACCAATAGAAGTAACCAAACAGAAAACGTTAGAAATATCGTCGCTTTACAAGATTTAGGGGAGTCAGATTTTGATCCTGCAGATCCAGCTAATGATAATATAGGTCTTGCAAATCCACCAGCAGGATTTATAAATGTTCCTCCAGGATCGTTTCCAGACAATGGAAACAATGATTTTGATCCTACAAATATAGGTGGAGCAGGTTCATTGCTTTCTACTGCAGTTAGAGACATTACAACAGCAGAGCAAGGTATTTTGGTGCCTGCAAATGAAGGTTTTGACTTCGGAAAATTAGAAAACGCAAGAAAATTAGAGCAAGGAAGAGATTACCAGTTAAGCCAACAATTAGGTTATATATCTTTAAACCAAAGGTTGCTAAATGACGAAATCCTTGCAGTAGCATTTCAATATACCATTGGTGGTGAAGTGTACCAAGTTGGTGAATTTGCAAATGGTGGCGTAAGTTCTACCTCAGATGGTAACGATATTGACGGTGATAACATTCCAGACTCTATTGATGCAGATGCAGAAGGAGATGGCACAATAGAAAACGGTCCAGATACAGATGGCGATGGCATTAATGATGTTGGTGATTCAGATGTAAATGGCGACGGTATTATAGATAACGGTCCAGATGTAAATGGAGATGGTATCAATGATAACTTTGTAACCGTTCAGGAAGGGACAACGCAAAGTTTAATTGTTAAAATGTTAAAGAGTCCAATTACAGATGTCAATCAGCCAATCTGGGATTTAATGATGAAGAACATTTATGATACTGGCGCATTTCAGCTTGATCGAGAAGATTTTAGACTTAATATTTTTTATACTGAAACGTCGCCTTTAAACTATATCGTGCCTGTTGATGGGACAAATTTCCCAATATTTGAAAATAATACACCTTTTGATACTAATGATGATCAAGAAATTGTAGATACACCATTAATACAGTTATTTCATTTAGACCGATTAAACTTTAATAATGACCCACAGTTAGGTGGTGATGGATTTTTTGATTTTGTTCCAGGTCTCACGGTTTTGACACAAAACGGAAAAATTATATTCACAAAAACAGAGCCTTTTGGTCGTTACCTATTTGATATTTTAGATGATGATGGTAGTGCGATAGACAATGAGGCAGATTACAATTACGATGGTCCGGTTATGGGTAGCCCCTATAACTTAAACCAGGAGAAATACGTATATGATATTCTCTATAAGCAAACCAAAACAGCAGCATTGGATGAAGCTGAAAAAAATAAATTCCAAATTAAGGGACGTTATAAATCTTCGGGAGGCGATGGGATTCCCTTGGGAGCTTTTAATGTGCCAAGAGGATCTGTAATTGTTACAGCAGGAGGTCGAACGTTAGTAGAAGGTCAGGATTATACGGTAAATTACCAAATAGGTCGTGTTTACATTATTGACGAGGCGTTGAAATCATCTAATATACCAATTAATGTTTCCGTAGAAAATAATGCAGTATTTGGTCAACAAACACGTCGTTTCACAGGAATAAATGTGGAGCATCAATTCAATGAGAACTTTGTAGTTGGTGCAACATTATTAAATTTAAGTGAGAGGCCAATAACACAAAAAGCAAATTACAACACAGAGCCAATCAATAATACAATTTTTGGTTTTAATGGAAACTATTCTACTGAAGTTCCATTTTTTACGAGATTAGTTAATAAACTTCCAAATATAGATACAGATGCCCCTTCAAATCTTTCGTTTAGAGGTGAGTTTGCATATCTAGCTCCAGGAGCTCCAAAAGGTACCGATTTTAATAACGAAGCCACTGCTTACGTTGATGATTTTGAAGGGACACAAGGTGCTATAGATTTACTGTCACCTCAATCTTGGTTTTTATCAAGTAGGCCAAGAAATTTAGGTAAAATTTATGCAGGTTTTGGTGATGAAGATGCTAATGGGATTCAAAACGGATTTGATAGAGCATTCTTAAACTGGTACACTATTGACCCTATATTTTATAGCAATCAACGTCCGGGAGATATTAGTGACGATGATGTTTCAGATTTATATACCAGGCGTGTATTTATCGATGAGGTATTCCCAGAGATTGATATAGCACAAGGTCAAAGTACAATAATCAACACACTGGATTTAGTGTATTACCCTACGGAAAGAGGTCCATATAATTTTGAGCCAGATGCTGTAAGTGGGCTTACCGCATCAGATAGTTGGGCGGGAATTACGAGACAGATCACCTCTACAGATTTTGAACAAGCCAATGTGGAATACATTGAGTTTTGGTTGATGAATCCGTTTATGGATGATGACGGAAATACAATACCTGGTTCATCTCCAGGAAAGCTATTTATCAATTTAGGTAACATTTCCGAAGATGTATTAAAAGATGGTAAAAAGCAGTATGAAAATGGCCTTCCGGAAGATGGAAACATTACACCATTACTTCCAGCTACAGCTTTTCAAACTGTAGTACCAAGAAATCAATCTTTGATTTATACATTTTCTACAGGAGGTGAAGAGCGCGCCAACCAGGATGTTGGATATGATGGATATGATGATGTTGAAGAGTTGGCACAATTTGGTGGTGGTTTTGGAGATGACCCTTCAAAAGATAACTATTTATACTATTTAAATACTGAAGGTAATATTTTTGACCGCTACAAGCAATATAATGGCCAACAAGGTAACTCGCCAGATGTATTTACAGACACCAATCGTGGATCTACTCCACAACCAGATGTTGAGGATATCAATAGGGATAATACAATGAATACAATTGATAGCTACTTTCAATATGAAGTAGAAATTGATCCAAACACATTAAATATAAATAATCCACAAATTAATGATATTAAAGATCGAGTGGTCAACTTGCCAAATGGTCAATCTGCAACAGTAACTTATTACCAGTTTAGAATTCCAATTTCTGAACCTACGGAAGCTATTGGTGGTATTTCAGATATTAGATCGGTTCGATTTGCACGTTTGTTTTTAACAGATTTCGCAGAGCGAACAGTGATGCGTTTTGCGACCTTAGATTTAGTTCGCAGTGACTGGAGACGTTACACGTTGACTTTAGATGATGAACCAAATAACGATGGAGATACAGATACAGAATTCACCGTTGGTGTAGTTGGTTTACAACAAAATGATGGAAATTATGTATTACCTCCAGGCGTCGTTTTAGAACAACTTAATAACAACAACAATATTATAAGACAAAACGAACAGTCCCTACAATTGGAAGTTTGTGAGTTAGAACCAGAAGATTCTCGTGGTGTATTCAAAAACATAAATGTAGACATGCGACAGTATAACAAGTTGCGTATGTTTATTCATGCAGAAGATGGAGAGACAGGATCACTAAATGATGGAGATTTGGTAGGGTTTATCCGTATGGGAAATGATTTTACACAAAATTATTACCAAATTGAAGTGCCTCTTACGGTCTCTTCTGGATTATCTTCACCAGAAACCGTTTGGCCAGAAGAAAATGAAATCAATATCAAATTAGATGTTTTAGAGCAGATAAAATCCTTAGGTATTGCAAATGGTACGCTAGCGAATATTGAACCAACATTTTATGATGTTGTTGGAGATCAACTTACCGAGGTTGGTGAATTTGATGCCTATCCTCCAACAGGCACAGAAAAAGTGCAAAGGGTAGCTATCAAGGGTAATCCTAATTTTGGTGATGTAAGGGTGTTGATGGTAGGTATAAAAAATCCAGGCCAATCAGGTATGAATGCCTGTGGTGAAATATGGTTTAATGAATTGCGCCTTTCAGACCTTGATAACGAAGGTGGTTGGGCAGCAGTTGCAGCGATGGATACAAATCTTGCAGATTTTGCAAACGTAAGTGCAACAGGAAGAAAAAGCACAATTGGTTTTGGTTCTGTAGAGCAAAGACCAAATGAGAGAAGTAGAGAAGATGTTGAGCAATACGATGTCGTTACGAATGTTAATTTAGGACAGTTGTTGCCAAAAAAATGGGGTATTCAATTGCCATTTAACTATGCCATTGGAGAGCAAACCATTACACCAGAGTATGATCAATTTTATAAGGATATAAAACTAGATGCAAGGCTGGAAGCTGCAACCTCAGCTGAAGAGCGAGAAAATGTATTAACACGATCTGAAGATTATACAAAGCGTAAAAGCATCAATTTTATAGGCGTACGAAAAAACAGAACAGGTGATACCAAACCACGTTTTTATGACGTAGAAAATCTAACTTTCAATTACTCCTATAATAAAGAGGAGCATCGTGATTTTGAAATTGAAAATGCATTGAGCCAACAAGTAAGAGCTGGAGTTAATTACGCTTATAGTTTTGAGCCTAAAAATATTGAGCCTTTTAAAAATAATGATTCTTTATTTAGAGGTAAATATTGGAAGATTTTAAAAGAATTCAATTTCAACCCAATACCAACTAGTTTCACTGTAAATACAGATATCATCCGCCAGTTTAATAAACAGAAATTCAGGGAGGTGGATTTGGTAGGTGACAATATTGGTTTGGATGAACTTTTCCGAAGAAATTATAATTTTAACTCACAGTACGCCATCAATTATAACTTGACTAAGGCATTGAGCTTAAACTTTACTGCAGCTAACTCTAATATTGTAAGAAACTATTTTGTTGATGATATCATTAACGGTAGGCAAAATCCAAATCTAGATGTTTGGGATGGATTCTTTGATTTGGGCGATCCAAATATTCAAAGCCAGCAGTTACAGGTAAATTATGAAATTCCGTTATATAAAATTCCAACTTTGAGTTTTATGCGTGCAACGTATTCATATACAGGTGATTTTCAATGGCAAAAAGGGTCGGATATTAATAACAGTTTACCGGGAATTCCAGACTTAGGGAATTCTATTCAAAATGCAAACACACATAATATAAATTCTACATTTAATATGGAGACCTTATATAAATATGTTGGTTTGACAAAAAAGAAAAAAAATACCCGTGCTGCAAGACGACCAACTCCAGCAGGTTTAGATAAAAACGGAAAAGCAAATGAGGCAGCAAATCCTCAAAATCCAAATAGTAAAAAAGGGGCAGGCTCAAGAATTTTGGATGGAGCCATAGATTTGGTCACAGCTATAAAACGAGTTCAAATTAATTATACCGAAAATAATGGTACATTTTTACCGGGATATTTAAAAACACCAGGTTTTATAGGGACATTCAAGCCTACTCTAGGTTATACGTTTGGTAGTCAAAGTGATATTAGAGATTTGGCTGCTCGAAATGGATGGCTAACCGTTTTCCAGGATTTTAATCAACAATACAGTGAGACTACAAATAGGATTCTTGATATTTCAGCAGATGTTGAATTGATAGAAGATTTAAATATAGACATTACAGGAGGTCGGGTTTATTCAGAAAACCAAACGCAAAATTTTAGAGTGGAAGACTTAGATGGAGACGGTGTTTTAGATTATAATCCTTTGATTACGAATGCCTTCGGAAATTTTAATATTTCAACCGCTTTAATAAAAACAGCCTTTAGTAAAAGTGATGAAAACCAGTCTGAAGCATTTGATGATTTTAGAACCAATAGGTTAGTAGTCGCAAGGCGATTGGCGAGAGAATTTTATGGTAATGATAACTTTGATGTAGATGCAGAGGGTTATCCGTTAGGTTTTGGCAAAAACAACCAAGCTGTATTGTTACCTTCGTTTTTAGCAGCATATAAAGGAACCACTCCCGATAAAATTAGTTTATCTGCATTTAGGGATATACCAATTCCTAACTGGCAATTAAAATATACCGGTTTCATGAAAATGAAATGGTTTAAAAAGAATTTTAAGCGTTTTTCTTTGACTCACGGTTACCGTTCCAGCTATACCATTAATCAATTTAGAACAAATCTAGATATAGATCCAAATGATTTGCAACGAGGAGTAGCTTATGAAGATCAACCAAATTTAATTGATGTTGTTGACCAATCTGGTAACTTTAAAAATCGTACCATTTTCAGTAATATCAATTTAGAGGAGCAATTTAGCCCATTATTTAGATTAGACTTTGAGATGCAAAACTCGGTCAAGATTTTAGCTGAAATGAAAAAGGATAGAATTCTTTCTTTGAGTTTTGATAATAATCTATTAACCGAAATACAAGGGCACGAATATATTTTAGGCTTGGGTTACCGTATTAAGGATTTAAGGATTCGATCAAAATTAGCAGGACCAAAGCAAGTCATAAAAAGTGATTTGAATATGAAGGCAGATATTTCAGTAAGAAATAATAAAACCATAATAAGGTATTTAGATATTGATAACAACCAAATCACGCAAGGTCAAACAATTTATGGATTAAAGTACACTGCAGATTATGCGTTTACTAAAAACCTTACTGCAATTTTTTACTTTGATTATACATTCTCAGAATATGAGATTTCTACTGCATTTCCTCAAACGACAATTAGATCAGGTTTTACGTTGCGTTACAATTTTGGAAATTAA